The following are from one region of the Aspergillus chevalieri M1 DNA, chromosome 1, nearly complete sequence genome:
- a CDS encoding uncharacterized protein (COG:E;~EggNog:ENOG410PJIE;~InterPro:IPR036526,IPR003010;~go_process: GO:0006807 - nitrogen compound metabolic process [Evidence IEA]), giving the protein MLRRARRYYYASFPPQSALWSQCREGIFFPPWFIFSHNYHPGAHNLSTTHAIEGNTFVILSSFFTQRCVDRMNLGDGKLYHIGGGGCACIIAPDGRKLTEDLGEEEEGLLAADLDVNEILKVKAMLDVHGHYSRPDLLWLGVDSREKRQVRREVGETLTEA; this is encoded by the coding sequence ATGTTGCGGCGTGCCCGCCGATATTATTATGCATCGTTCCCACCGCAGAGTGCGCTGTGGTCGCAGTGTCGGGAGGgtattttttttcccccctGGTTCATTTTTTCCCATAACTACCACCCGGGCGCCCACAACCTCTCAACAACCCATGCCATCGAAGGCAACACCTTCGTGatcctctcctccttcttcaccCAACGCTGCGTCGACCGCATGAACCTCGGAGACGGCAAGCTCTACCAcattggtggtggtggctgtGCCTGCATCATCGCCCCTGATGGACGCAAGCTCACTGAGGATCTtggtgaggaggaagagggcctGCTTGCTGCGGACTTGGACGTTAATGAGATTCTCAAGGTCAAGGCGATGCTGGATGTGCATGGACATTATAGTCGGCCAGATTTGCTTTGGTTGGGAGTCGACTCGAGGGAGAAGAGGCAGGTTAGGCGTGAGGTGGGGGAGACATTGACTGAGGCTTGA
- a CDS encoding uncharacterized protein (TransMembrane:1 (i133-158o)), with protein MVPGPGTLAPANTPYPSRTPTAQSCSAPPNSPEPMHVKRGKRSSKEPFPDLDDEQLNYNPSADVIPSSPLRNHETSTDAVSAAQTELGQDLNYDPEKGIPRGHSLKRRGRSGLCDDKERRCACWRRLSKKARLAIKIVIAIVILGAMLAIALGIAAAAGGVEVRIGK; from the coding sequence ATGGTGCCAGGCCCTGGAACGCTTGCGCCTGCCAACACTCCCTACCCCTCTAGAACCCCCACGGCCCAAAGCTGCTCAGCCCCTCCCAACTCCCCCGAACCAATGCATGTCAAGCGAGGAAAACGGTCATCGAAAGAGCCCTTCCCAGACCTCGATGACGAACAACTCAACTACAACCCCTCAGCCGACGTAATCCCATCCTCCCCGCTCCGCAACCATGAGACCTCGACCGATGCCGTTTCCGCTGCTCAAACCGAGCTAGGACAGGACCTCAACTACGATCCCGAGAAAGGTATCCCACGCGGCCACAGCCTCAAGCGTCGTGGTcgttctgggctttgtgaTGATAAGGAGAGGCGTTGTGCTTGTTGGCGGCGGTTGAGCAAGAAGGCGCGGTTGGCTATTAAGATTGTCATTGCTATCGTTATCTTGGGGGCTATGCTTGCTATTGCGCTTGGGATCGCGGCTGCTGCGGGCGGTGTGGAGGTTCGGATTGGGAAATAG
- a CDS encoding SDR family oxidoreductase (COG:S;~EggNog:ENOG410PN20;~InterPro:IPR036291,IPR001509;~PFAM:PF01370;~go_function: GO:0003824 - catalytic activity [Evidence IEA]) yields the protein MPTAIVTGATGLTGAAIVRHLINDPAYTKIYTLSRSQPGIQHPKIQHAHLDLQDSASSMANSLSGVSADYIYFCAYLAKSDEEEAARVNGALLENFIKALEITGAIKQLKRFILTCGFKHYGVHLGVPKQPLVESDPRLEGGVGGVKWPSNFYYVQQRIVEDAAASGGWEWICTLPNDVIGYAKGNFMNEAASLGLYATICKTLPGSKLIFPGNKKNYFVYNCWTSAELHARFCLWASTAPGAGNNIFNVANGDTQSFQELWPRLAERFGCKIPADMFSPATTEAYANESTNMDMRTKHPITVHAQKMGLSKDHLLTMPPALRLPIDPAKWSQRDDVKEAWKKVQSKYNLDEDAWDKATWDFLTFALGREWGCVGNMNKARKLGWTDYEDTWDSFEHAFRMLEEGGVLPPVEQLKRDYS from the exons ATGCCCACAGCCATCGTAACCGGCGCAACAG GCCTCACGGGTGCTGCCATCGTCCGCCACCTGATCAACGACCCAGCCTACACAAAGATCTACACCCTCTCCCGCAGCCAACCAGGCATCCAACACCCCAAAATCCAACATGCCCACCTCGACCTCCAAGACTCCGCCTCCTCAATGGCCAACAGCCTCTCGGGCGTCTCCGCAGACTACATCTACTTCTGCGCGTACCTAGCCAAATCtgacgaagaggaagcagCGCGTGTGAACGGCGCGCTTTTGGAGAACTTCATCAAAGCATTGGAGATCACGGGGGCGATAAAGCAGCTTAAGCGGTTTATCCTAACGTGCGGGTTTAAGCATTACGGTGTGCATTTGGGGGTTCCAAAGCAGCCGCTTGTTGAGTCGGATCCCAGATTGGAGGGGGGTGTTGGGGGTGTGAAGTGGCCGTCGAACTTTTATTATGTGCAGCAGAGGATTGTGGAGGATGCTGCGGCGAGCGGTGGTTGGGAGTGGATTTGTACGCTGCCTAATGATGTGATCGGGTATGCGAAGGGGAACTTTATGAATGAGGCTGCGTCGCTGGGGTTATATGCGACGATTTGCAAGACGCTGCCGGGGTCGAAGTTGATTTTTCCGGGTAACAAGAAGAACTATTTCGTGTACAACTGCTGGACGTCAGCCGAGCTGCATGCACGGTTCTGTCTCTGGGCTTCTACAGCCCCTGGTGCTGGGAATAATATCTTCAATGTTGCCAATGGCGACACGCAGTCCTTCCAGGAACTGTGGCCGCGATTGGCTGAGCGTTTCGGCTGCAAAATCCCAGCGGATATGTTTAGTCCCGCGACTACGGAGGCGTATGCCAATGAATCAACAAATATGGACATGAGGACTAAACACCCGATTACTGTGCATGCACAGAAGATGGGCCTTTCCAAGGACCATCTCCTTACGATGCCGCCAGCCCTGCGTCTCCCCATTGACCCTGCGAAATGGTCGCAGCGGGACGATGTCAAAGAAGCGTGGAAGAAGGTGCAGTCGAAGTATAACCTTGACGAAGATGCATGGGACAAGGCTACATGGGACTTTTTGACGTTTGCCCTGGGACGGGAATGGGGTTGTGTGGGAAATATGAACAAAGCACGGAAGTTGGGATGGACGGACTATGAAGATACCTGGGACTCGTTTGAACACGCGTTCCGGATGTTGGAGGAAGGGGGTGTTCTTCCTCCAGTTGAACAGTTGAAGAGGGATTATTCATAA
- a CDS encoding uncharacterized protein (COG:E;~EggNog:ENOG410PM73;~InterPro:IPR036526,IPR003010;~go_process: GO:0006807 - nitrogen compound metabolic process [Evidence IEA]) — protein MWSILPFVRDIVDEGCYFDLPAAVEKTCRFIEEAASKGCDLIAFPELWIPMYPGWIWQRPIDFEMVTEYIENSLRRDGPEMNSIYQCAASNNVSVVLGYPENDNHSLYLSQCIIGRDGKSRCTGAKLSPRTLSALSLATAAVPH, from the exons atgtgga GTATCTTGCCGTTCGTTCGTGATATCGTGGATGAAGGCTGCTACTTCGACCTCCCTGCTGCTGTCGAAAAGACTTGCCGCTTCATCGAGGAAGCAGCCAGTAAAGGATGTGACCTGATTGCCTTCCCTGAGCTCTGGATTCCCATGTATCCCGGTTGGATTTG GCAACGTCCCATCGACTTCGAAATGGTCACCGAGTACATAGAAAATTCCCTTCGCAGAGACGGCCCCGAAATGAACAGCATCTACCAATGCGCCGCATCCAACAACGTCTCCGTCGTCCTCGGCTACCCTGAAAACGACAACCACTCGCTCTACCTCTCGCAGTGCATTATCGGCCGCGATGGGAAATCAAGATGCACCGGCGCAAAATTAAGCCCACGCACGCTGAGCGCACTATCTTTGGCGACGGCAGCGGTGCCTCACTGA
- a CDS encoding Zn(II)2Cys6 transcription factor (COG:K;~EggNog:ENOG410PVFB;~InterPro:IPR036864,IPR001138;~PFAM:PF00172;~go_function: GO:0000981 - DNA-binding transcription factor activity, RNA polymerase II-specific [Evidence IEA];~go_function: GO:0008270 - zinc ion binding [Evidence IEA];~go_process: GO:0006355 - regulation of transcription, DNA-templated [Evidence IEA]), protein MAETQRLRSKIACQSCRERKRKCDGNFPCSYCHRLDHECFYGPTRRSKKTAHRLRQHSTDIKSPESADHDAKDPQLQLLEANSPAVFVRQLALKMDATNAPILNYYAWNIGFDREIACLPQVSCITEILSLSEMHELAAIYFAHVAPVYDFVNRAGVDEAIIKRWTNGFPYDPADSMLLGIAALGCLFGHRSAGVEMQLVHSARIVLEYSSQLAAPEFDHVVGWLLRVIYLRVTSSQHATWMASCTLMHLIETTKLHFDSATDSILAQSTGPRIHPERRRKVYCVAQLFNTWVSLDCGKSQVELRGASSALPETGWTVEQRELCRISALLGPEVYRDIDELESELVELCKLNPTQPMLRLIQCNVGLCIYRRFRALGRIMSEDSLDMIVNLARRSLKAAEDLVGISSPWWHILNIPFQIVCVLLVIDHPQALVMLPDALQTLRSVADHYQTGMTREAYEIAVFLVNQQRERRLQAVNSLDSALRGHESSNGTLNMGKCVEEQLFLEDLL, encoded by the coding sequence ATGGCAGAGACGCAACGCCTCCGCTCCAAAATAGCCTGCCAATCATGCCGTGAACGCAAACGAAAATGCGACGGCAACTTCCCCTGCAGCTACTGCCATCGCCTCGACCACGAATGCTTCTACGGCCCAACCCGCCGCAGCAAAAAGACCGCGCACAGATTGCGCCAGCATTCCACTGATATCAAATCTCCCGAATCCGCAGACCATGACGCCAAAGACCCACAACTGCAGCTTCTCGAGGCGAACTCGCCCGCTGTCTTTGTGCGGCAGCTGGCGCTGAAAATGGATGCTACTAATGCGCCGATATTGAACTACTATGCGTGGAATATCGGGTTTGATCGGGAGATCGCCTGCTTACCGCAGGTTTCGTGTATCACGGAGATTCTGTCGTTGTCGGAGATGCATGAGTTGGCAGCTATTTACTTTGCGCATGTTGCGCCTGTGTATGATTTTGTAAATCGGGCGGGGGTGGATGAGGCGATTATCAAGAGGTGGACGAATGGGTTTCCGTATGATCCGGCGGATTCGATGCTTCTGGGGATAGCAGCCCTCGGATGCCTCTTTGGCCATCGGTCCGCAGGAGTCGAGATGCAACTGGTGCACAGTGCGCGTATCGTACTCGAGTATTCCAGCCAGCTGGCCGCGCCAGAATTCGATCATGTAGTCGGCTGGTTACTACGAGTCATATACCTGCGCGTGACCAGCTCACAGCACGCAACATGGATGGCCAGCTGTACACTGATGCACTTAATCGAAACAACAAAACTGCATTTCGACTCCGCGACCGACTCCATCCTCGCGCAGTCAACCGGACCACGCATACACCCCGAACGCCGTCGCAAAGTGTACTGCGTCGCACAGCTCTTCAACACATGGGTCTCCCTCGACTGTGGAAAATCCCAAGTCGAGCTCCGCGGCGCATCGTCCGCGTTACCCGAAACAGGTTGGACAGTCGAGCAGCGGGAACTATGCCGAATCTCCGCCCTCCTCGGTCCGGAAGTCTATCGCGACATAGACGAGCTCGAAAGCGAACTCGTTGAGCTCTGTAAATTAAACCCAACACAGCCCATGCTCCGCCTAATCCAATGCAATGTCGGCTTATGCATCTACCGCCGTTTCCGCGCTTTAGGCCGCATTATGTCTGAGGATTCCCTCGACATGATCGTGAATCTAGCACGTCGCAGCTTAAAAGCCGCTGAAGACCTCGTCGGGATATCCTCACCGTGGTGGCATATTCTGAACATCCCCTTCCAGATTGTCTGTGTGCTGTTGGTCATCGATCATCCACAGGCGTTGGTCATGCTACCCGATGCGTTGCAGACATTACGGTCGGTGGCAGATCATTATCAGACAGGAATGACGAGGGAGGCGTATGAGATCGCAGTATTTCTAGTAAATCAACAGCGCGAAAGACGCTTGCAGGCGGTGAATAGTTTGGATAGTGCGCTTCGAGGACACGAAAGTAGTAACGGGACGTTGAATATGGGGAAGTGTGTTGAGGAGCAGTTGTTTCTGGAGGATCTGTTGTAA
- a CDS encoding uncharacterized protein (COG:S;~EggNog:ENOG410PZHV) yields the protein MSYPKLYVAFFRPFFGNYQHWALYLDNEEEQLIFEVTGEHPDFERNVQKSPPDLLDGFLHTLYVGVIDRNDIHAVTQVAETVFVDNETFEWDCQEYVLDILDRLEEEYVLDCDDEDYQDAREVLRDERGAML from the coding sequence ATGAGCTATCCCAAGCTTTACGTCGCGTTCTTCCGACCCTTTTTCGGCAACTACCAACACTGGGCACTCTATCTagacaatgaagaagaacagctCATTTTCGAAGTCACCGGCGAGCACCCCGACTTTGAACGAAACGTCCAAAAAAGCCCACCAGATCTGCTAGATGGCTTTTTACACACTCTGTACGTTGGTGTCATTGACAGGAACGATATCCACGCCGTCACACAGGTTGCGGAGACTGTGTTTGTGGATAACGAGACGTTTGAGTGGGACTGTCAGGAGTACGTGTTGGATATACTGGATCGGTTGGAAGAGGAGTACGTACTGGATTGCGATGATGAGGATTATCAAGATGCGAGGGAGGTTCTGAGGGATGAGAGGGGAGCGATGTTGTGA
- a CDS encoding uncharacterized protein (COG:S;~EggNog:ENOG410QEGH;~InterPro:IPR016035,IPR002641;~PFAM:PF01734;~go_process: GO:0006629 - lipid metabolic process [Evidence IEA]) has translation MVGISNEEAPLRLLSLGMSVNTFANSQTYVLITPDGGGVRGVSELIILQQLMLNIQKYYRLPTIPKPCEVFDMIGGTSTGGLIAIMLGRLQMSVDQVLDEYTVLSKDVFGEFKATLNGRFKATNLENAIRGMIQQYGDGDPNAKLFAPENHCKAFVVSKDASNVTGPAQLYRTYATGGPDDYLDVTICEAARATSAAPTFFKRQEISRQGQTRKLVDGAMGANNPTRLLIAEAQSVFPLSRSVSCIVSIGTGKKDISDVKAPNLFQRIVMPGVPHLSALRAMKDITTDCEAVSEELERRFYDIPNLYHRFNVERGLEKIGLDEYKQLGVIKSKTIQYLQEVLVEKKAEQASFYLLDNATANTTVEGLGF, from the exons ATGGTCGGGATCAGCAACGAGGAAGCACCTCTGCGTCTTCTTTCACTCGGTATGTCGGTCAACACCTTCGCCAATTCTCAAACCTATGTATTAATTACCCCAGACGGCGGTGGTGTCCGCGGTGTCAGCGAGCTTATCATTTTGCAACAATTGATGCTCAACATCCAAAAGTATTACCGTCTGCCGACCATCCCCAAGCCCTGCGAAGTATTCGACATGATCGGAGGTACCAGCACCGGGGGCCTTATTGCCATCATGCTGGGCCGACTCCAGATGTCTGTCGACCAGGTCCTCGATGAATACACTGTCCTGTCGAAAGATGTCTTTGGAGAGTTCAAGGCTACTCTGAACGGGCGATTCAAAGCGACGAATTTGGAGAATGCCATCCGGGGTATGATCCAACAATATGGCGATGGAGATCCAAACGCAAAGCTCTTTGCGCCGGAGAATCACTGCAAAGC GTTCGTGGTTTCCAAAGATGCCAGTAACGTCACTGGGCCCGCGCAGCTGTACAGAACGTACGCAACCGGTGGCCCTGATGATTATCTCGATGTTACCATATGCGAAGCCGCACGAGCAACATCAGCCGCGCCCACATTCTTCAAGCGTCAAGAGATAAGCCGCCAAGGACAGACACGCAAGCTCGTCGACGGCGCAATGGGAGCCAACAACCCCACGAGACTGCTGATCGCAGAGGCCCAGAGTGTATTCCCTCTCAGCCGGAGTGTTTCCTGCATCGTCAGCATCGGAACCGGAAAGAAGGATATTAGCGATGTCAAGGCTCCCAATCTCTTCCAGCGTATAGTGATGCCGGGCGTTCCACATCTGTCTGCATTGCGGGCTATGAAAGATATCACCACTGATTGTGAAGCTGTGTCCGAGGAGTTGGAGCGCAGATTTTATGACATTCCGAACTTATATCATCGGTTCAATGTGGAACGCGGGCTGGAGAAGATTGGGCTGGATGAGTATAAGCAGTTGGGCGTCATCAAGTCAAAGACGATTCAGTATTTGCAGGAAGTCCTGGTTGAGAAGAAAGCCGAACAGGCCTCGTTTTATTTGCTTGACAACGCAACTGCGAATACTACTGTTGAGGGCTTGGGATTTTGA
- the zrfC gene encoding putative ZIP Zinc transporter (COG:P;~EggNog:ENOG410PGKW;~InterPro:IPR003689;~PFAM:PF02535;~SECRETED:SignalP(1-16);~TransMembrane:8 (n4-11c16/17o153-176i188-207o227-245i306-327o333-356i368-388o400-419i439-459o);~go_component: GO:0016020 - membrane [Evidence IEA];~go_function: GO:0046873 - metal ion transmembrane transporter activity [Evidence IEA];~go_process: GO:0030001 - metal ion transport [Evidence IEA];~go_process: GO:0055085 - transmembrane transport [Evidence IEA]) — protein MVRIIALLLLSAMARAQTASSTSSGQSSAITGCHNHGDQVFCINGSGEEVQVSMTATPTGELPAQFTGCHAHGSEQFCMDAQGNEVQVIGEETTDEHGHDEHSHEGESSEGSAGQNCHFHAGVEHCVGAGESEQSSTPSCGMQDRDYDVPLRIGTLFVVLVTSAIGVFAPMLLINLPFKTLNTMVSTGIKQFGTGIIIATAFVHLYTHANLMFTNDCLGELDYEATTSAVVMAGIFLAFLIEYIGHRIILARGSKSPTTTPETPEQNVAEPKEQPTTHQCQQTHALAGLGHSHGSPYDPTEPTSKFSVLVMEAGVLFHSILIGITLVVAGDSFYRTLLVVIVFHQFFEGLALGARIALLPGRIFPSKAIMAIAFALITPIGMAIGIGVLNSFNGNEKSTLIALGTLDALSAGILVWVAVVDMWARDWVIEGGELVDAGLGRVAIGGISLIAGLVLMSLLGKWA, from the exons ATGGTCAGAATCATTGCGTTGTTGCTACTCTcagctatggctcgggcccAGACGGCGAGTTCGACGTCTTCCGGTCAGTCTTCTGCTATTACTGGATGCCATAATCATGGAGACCAGGTGTTTTGTATCAATGGGAGTGGAGAGGAGGTGCAGGTTTCTATGACTGCTACTCCGACGGGTGAGCTGCCGGCGCAGTTTACGGGCTGTCATGCGCATGGGAGTGAGCA ATTCTGCATGGATGCACAGGGAAACGAAGTTCAGGTTATTGGAGAAGAAACGACCGATGAACATGGCCACGATGAGCACAGCCATGAGGGCGAGTCAAGTGAGGGTTCTGCAGGACAGAACTGCCATTTCCACGCTGGTGTCGA ACACTGCGTTGGAGCAGGAGAATCCGAGCAGAGCAGTACGCCTTCATGCGGCATGCAAGACCGAGACTACGATGTACCTCTGCGGATTGGAACGTTGTTCGTCGTTCTTGTTACCAGTGCAATTGGCGTGTTTGCTCCGATGTTGCTGATTAATTTGCCGTTCAAGACTTTGAACACGATGGTTTCGACGGGAATTAAGCAGTTCGGAACTGGTATCATCATTGCTACGGCTTTTGTTCAC CTCTACACACATGCCAACCTGATGTTCACAAACGACTGCCTCGGCGAACTCGATTACGAAGCCACCACCTCCGCCGTCGTCATGGCAGGAATCTTCCTCGCCTTCCTCATCGAATACATCGGCCACCGAATCATCCTCGCACGCGGTTCCAAATCGCCAACTACAACGCCGGAGACCCCCGAGCAGAACGTCGCAGAGCCAAAAGAACAACCTACCACCCACCAATGCCAACAAACCCACGCCCTCGCCGGACTAGGCCACAGCCACGGCTCACCCTACGACCCCACAGAACCTACCTCCAAGTTCTCCGTGCTGGTCATGGAAGCTGGTGTCCTCTTCCACAGTATCCTCATCGGTATTACCTTGGTTGTGGCGGGAGACTCCTTCTACCGCACCCTCCTCGTCGTAATCGTCTTCCACCAGTTTTTCGAAGGTCTAGCCCTAGGTGCCCGGATCGCTCTACTTCCCGGCCGGATCTTCCCCAGCAAGGCAATTATGGCAATCGCCTTTGCATTGATCACACCTATTGGCATGGCAATCGGAATCGGTGTGTTGAACTCGTTCAACGGGAATGAAAAGAGTACGTTGATTGCGCTGGGAACGCTAGATGCGTTGTCCGCGGGTATTCTCGTAtgggttgctgttgtggatATGTGGGCGAGAGACTGGGTGATTGAGGGCGGTGAGTTGGTTGATGCTGGGCTAGGGAGAGTTGCTATTGGTGGGATATCGCTGATTGCTgggttggtgttgatgtCGTTGTTGGGGAAGTGGGCTTAA
- a CDS encoding uncharacterized protein (TransMembrane:2 (i12-32o38-56i)), translated as MAQTYYRRPYSLLWFFAIQLTLMIIYIILLTLDKHPHLAFLTITTVSINSILGTLFDPETCYKTKTTLDDGTVVRVKKPFIGLKSHEDLVGLTGGYEVRVDGWRYEKALIRI; from the coding sequence ATGGCCCAGACATACTACCGTCGACCATACTCGCTACTCTGGTTTTTCGCCATCCAATTGACCCTCATGATCATTTATATAATCCTACTCACCTTGGACAAGCACCCTCACCTTGCGTTTCTGACTATCACCACCGTCAGCATAAACAGTATCCTTGGAACTCTATTTGATCCGGAGACTTGCTACAAAACCAAAACAACACTGGATGATGGGACGGTGGTTCGCGTGAAGAAACCGTTTATCGGCCTCAAGTCGCATGAAGACCTGGTCGGGTTGACGGGAGGATATGAAGTGAGGGTTGACGGATGGCGCTATGAGAAGGCTTTGATACGGATTTAA
- a CDS encoding GNAT family N-acetyltransferase (COG:K;~EggNog:ENOG410Q2VK;~InterPro:IPR000182,IPR016181;~PFAM:PF13508,PF00583;~go_function: GO:0008080 - N-acetyltransferase activity [Evidence IEA]), whose translation MAIEVLPITTADIPAAVACIQRAFADDPYFKWIFNTSKLNVHRNAASLSAHLRYGINCKAPIYVAKFTPDPDQKVPIPILTPKIVGVCWWFPPHPPSKPESWTEWTQEWILSFRQFLFNVRYFGRGGLNLRRYHIWKDVQKETHDEVWVDPKGYYFCNVIAVDSEMRGMGVGRMLVDVVTERADREGVPCYLESSKGMPNLKIYEKLGFDLVKEIECVDERDACKLYCMTREPKLKA comes from the exons ATGGCTATCGAAGTGCTTCCGATCACCACTGCAGATATCCCCGCCGCCGTAGCGTGCATCCAGAGGGCCTTTGCTGACGATCCGTATTTCAAATGGATTTTCAATACGTCCAAG TTAAACGTCCACCGCAACGCAGCCTCCCTCTCCGCCCACCTGCGCTACGGGATCAACTGCAAAGCCCCCATCTACGTCGCCAAATTCACTCCCGACCCGGACCAGAAGGTGCCAATTCCCATCCTCACGCCCAAAATCGTAGGCGTCTGCTGGTGGTTCCCGCCCCACCCGCCCTCTAAGCCCGAGAGCTGGACAGAGTGGACGCAGGAATGGATCCTGTCTTTCCGCCAGTTTCTGTTTAACGTCCGCTATTTTGGTCGCGGGGGTTTGAATCTGCGTCGGTACCATATCTGGAAGGATGTACAGAAGGAGACTCATGATGAAGTCTGGGTTGATCCGAAAGGTTATTACTTTTGTAATGTGATTGCGGTTGATTCGGAGATGAGGGGAATGGGTGTTGGGCGGATGTTGGTGGATGTTGTTACCGAGAGGGCGGATCGGGAGGGAGTTCCGTGTTACTTGGAGAGTTCGAAGGGGATGCCTAATCTCAAGATCTATGAGAAGCTGGGTTTTGATTTGGTCAAGGAGATTGAGTGTGTCGATGAGCGGGATGCGTGCAAG TTGTATTGCATGACCAGAGAGCCCAAACTCAAGGCTTAG
- a CDS encoding uncharacterized protein (COG:Q;~EggNog:ENOG410PVI4;~InterPro:IPR036291,IPR002347,IPR020904;~PFAM:PF00106,PF13561;~go_function: GO:0016491 - oxidoreductase activity [Evidence IEA];~go_process: GO:0055114 - oxidation-reduction process [Evidence IEA]): protein MAQTNITLSSKVIAITGANRGIGLGIAESCLVNDAARVYSLDIGDTTDEFHGLSQRFPDKLFAIHTDVTQESSIATAVDKIIDEADALHGMVVNAGRTKHKPALEFTDEEIEALFSVNLFGSFYTARTAARAFIRLGIKGSIVFTASMASYRPNKRVPSAPYGASKAGIRNMTHTLAMEWAPHNIRVNSVSPGLVNTAMTYWVPQQEDWKQQLEYYGGFSRLAEVQELGGAYVYLLSDAASYTTSIDIPVNGVIGIC, encoded by the exons ATGGCCCAAACAAACATCACCCTCTCCTCCAAAGTCATCGCCA TCACCGGCGCAAACCGTGGCATCGGTCTCGGAATTGCGGAGTCCTGCCTCGTCAATGACGCAGCTCGTGTCTACTCCCTCGACATCGGTGATACAACTGACGAATTCCACGGCCTCTCCCAGCGCTTCCCCGACAAGCTCTTCGCCATCCATACCGATGTGACCCAGGAGTCGAGCATAGCAACAGCAGTTGACAAGATCATTGACGAGGCAGATGCGCTGCATGGAATGGTGGTTAATGCGGGACGGACGAAGCATAAGCCTGCGCTGGAGTTCACAGACGAGGAGATTGAGGCGTTGTTCTCTGTTAAT TTATTCGGATCATTCTACACAGCTAGGACGGCTGCCCGAGCCTTTATCCGACTAGGAATAAAGGGCTCTATCGTCTTCACGGCCTCAATGGCATCCTACCGACCAAACAAG CGCGTCCCCTCCGCTCCCTACGGCGCCTCCAAAGCCGGTATCCGGAACATGACACACACCCTAGCCATGGAATGGGCACCCCACAACATCCGCGTCAACAGCGTCTCCCCCGGCCTCGTCAACACAGCCATGACCTACTGGGTGCCGCAGCAGGAGGACTGGAAGCAGCAGCTGGAGTATTATGGTGGGTTTTCAAGATTGGCGGAGGTGCAGGAATTGGGAGGCGCGTATGTGTATTTGTTGAGTGATGCGGCCAGTTATACGACTTCGATTGATATTCCGGTGAACGGGGTTATTGGGA TTTGTTGA